The following proteins come from a genomic window of Gossypium raimondii isolate GPD5lz chromosome 5, ASM2569854v1, whole genome shotgun sequence:
- the LOC105768044 gene encoding 2-oxoisovalerate dehydrogenase subunit beta 1, mitochondrial: MGLRNIIGKRLGLGLVRRRKPFSTATCDGDGNGNGNAKSINLYSAINQALHIALETDNRAFVFGEDVSFGGVFRCTTGLSDRFGKARVFNTPLCEQGIVGFGIGLAAMGNRAIAEIQFADYIYPAFDQIVNEAAKFRYRSGNQFNCGGLTIRAPYGAVGHGGHYHSQSPEAFFCHVPGIKVVIPRSPRQAKGLLLSCIRDPNPVVFFEPKWLYRLAVEEVPEHDYMLPLSEAEVIRQGSDITLVGWGAQLSVMEQACNEAEKDGISCELIDLKTLLPWDKETVEASVRKTGRVLISHEAPVTGGFGAEISASIVERCFLRLEAPVARVCGLDTPFPLVFEPFYMPTKNKILDAIKATVNY, from the exons atgGGTTTGAGGAATATTATTGGCAAAAGGCTTGGCCTTGGCCTTGTAAGGAGGAGGAAACCTTTTTCGACTGCTACTTGCGATGGCGATGGCAATGGCAACGGCAACGCCAAATCCATCAACCTTTACTCCGCCATCAATCAAGCCCTTCATATTGCGCTTGAAACTGATAATCG CGCATTTGTTTTCGGAGAAGATGTTAGCTTTGGCGGGGTTTTCCGTTGCACTACCGGACTCTCTGACCGATTTGGTAAAGCTAGGGTTTTCAATACCCCTCTCTGTGAACAG GGCATTGTCGGATTTGGAATTGGCCTAGCCGCAATG GGAAATCGGGCCATAGCGGAAATTCAGTTTGCAGATTACATATACCCTGCTTTTGATCAG ATTGTAAATGAAGCTGCCAAGTTTAGATACCGGAGTGGCAACCAATTCAATTGCGGAG GTTTGACAATAAGAGCCCCTTATGGCGCTGTGGGTCATGGTGGACATTACCACTCACAATCACCTGAAGCTTTCTTTTGCCATGTTCCTGGTATAAAA GTGGTCATTCCTCGCAGCCCACGGCAAGCAAAAGGATTACTGTTGTCATGCATTCGTGATCCAAACCCTGTTGTCTTTTTTGAACCAAAG TGGCTTTACCGTTTGGCAGTGGAAGAAGTGCCTGAGCATGACTATATGTTGCCTCTATCTGAGGCAGAG GTCATTCGGCAAGGCAGTGATATCACACTAGTAGGGTGGGGAGCGCAGCTCTCTGTCATGGAACAGGCCTGTAATGAAGCAGAAAAG GATGGAATTTCTTGTGAACTTATAGATCTGAAAACTCTATTGCCCTGGGACAAAGAAACAGTTGAAGCCTCAGTCAGAAAAACTGGAAGAGTTCTT ATTAGTCATGAAGCTCCAGTTACAGGAGGATTTGGTGCAGAGATCTCGGCTTCCATCGTTGAACGTTGCTTTCTAAGG TTAGAAGCTCCGGTAGCAAGAGTGTGTGGCCTTGACACCCCATTCCCTCTTGTTTTTGAACCCTTCTATATGCCAACCAAGAACAAG ATTTTGGATGCTATCAAAGCAACCGTGAATTACTAG